From the genome of Thermogutta terrifontis, one region includes:
- the mnmA gene encoding tRNA 2-thiouridine(34) synthase MnmA, whose protein sequence is MARVLLAMSGGVDSSVSAYLLREQGHEVIGVFMRHGMHSPVTCSLPGNTPGAQATASQSAANALPVLRSPRQGCCSAADAEDARRVAERLDIPFYVLNFEEEFREIIDYFVNEYLAARTPNPCVVCNNRLKFGRLFQYADTLGAEFVATGHYARLIPAEDGLPGLFCGRDPTKDQSYVLFGIRREYLGRLLFPVGDYTKQEIRNIAAKIGLRVADKPDSQEICFVPNQDHAAFVRQFRGERSTAGEIVDTQGHVVGYHDGLERFTIGQRKGLRIAFGEPRYVVRLEADTRRVVVGTREDLARWELTASGANWLVEPPAEPFPCTVKIRYRTKAVPATVTILEGDRFRVQFHEPCYGVAPGQAAVCYQGERVLGGGWID, encoded by the coding sequence ATGGCTCGCGTTCTTCTGGCAATGTCCGGCGGTGTGGACAGCAGCGTCTCGGCCTATCTGCTCCGGGAGCAAGGGCACGAGGTGATCGGGGTTTTTATGCGTCACGGGATGCATTCGCCGGTCACGTGCTCGTTACCTGGCAACACACCGGGGGCACAGGCAACGGCTTCTCAGAGCGCAGCCAACGCTTTGCCCGTCCTGCGCAGTCCCAGGCAGGGATGCTGCAGTGCGGCGGATGCCGAGGACGCGCGGCGCGTCGCCGAACGTCTCGACATTCCGTTTTATGTCCTCAACTTTGAGGAGGAGTTTCGCGAGATCATCGACTATTTCGTCAACGAGTATCTCGCCGCCCGGACGCCCAACCCGTGCGTCGTGTGCAATAACCGGCTCAAGTTTGGACGTCTTTTTCAGTATGCAGACACGCTGGGGGCGGAATTCGTGGCAACCGGTCATTATGCCCGGCTGATACCCGCCGAGGATGGTTTGCCGGGCCTCTTTTGTGGTCGTGATCCTACCAAGGATCAGTCGTACGTGCTGTTTGGAATACGGCGCGAATATCTCGGTCGGCTTCTCTTTCCCGTGGGAGATTACACAAAGCAGGAAATTCGCAATATTGCGGCGAAAATCGGTTTGCGGGTGGCCGACAAGCCAGACAGCCAGGAAATCTGCTTCGTTCCCAACCAGGACCATGCGGCCTTCGTGCGGCAGTTCCGAGGGGAACGTTCCACAGCCGGAGAAATTGTGGACACCCAGGGCCACGTCGTGGGGTATCACGACGGGCTGGAGCGGTTCACCATCGGCCAGCGGAAGGGACTGAGGATTGCCTTCGGCGAGCCGCGCTACGTGGTGCGTCTGGAAGCGGACACGCGTCGCGTTGTGGTTGGAACCCGAGAAGACCTTGCCCGTTGGGAGTTGACCGCCTCAGGGGCGAACTGGCTGGTGGAACCGCCGGCAGAACCTTTCCCGTGCACGGTGAAGATTCGCTATCGGACGAAGGCCGTCCCTGCCACCGTCACGATTCTGGAAGGCGACCGGTTCCGTGTGCAGTTCCATGAGCCGTGCTATGGCGTAGCGCCAGGCCAGGCCGCCGTCTGCTATCAGGGTGAGCGCGTCCTCGGAGGCGGCTGGATCGATTGA
- a CDS encoding RNA polymerase sigma factor RpoD/SigA yields the protein MNGESVHPDVLLEALDPSLLDEDQNSTAAAGDHIHDETFDEDLFELDGASHSTHELADDEEALDPEDAGESDLDAESTGQDDRIDDPVRIYLMQMGEIPLLTRRDEIRAAKQIERARRKFRYAMLATDFILNAAIELLKNVRDGRLRLDRTMDVSVTNLRGKRHITRLLEPNLRTLQEIQRRNRRDFAQMMNRRLPMEERRAARRRLMARRFRAVRLVEELDLRTQKLQPLLDRLTRISQRMDAIIQDLKALRGTPETPWEKELRRELRQLMRLTLESPTTLRNHLAAVMRYAEEYEAAKRYLSAGNLRLVVSIAKRYRNRGLSFLDLIQEGNTGLMRAVDKFEYARGFKFSTYATWWIRQAITRAIADQSRTIRMPVHMLDVCGRIHAMARKLAQDRGIVPSLDETAQALGMPVEEVRSILRMSHQPLSLDQPVGEQEESYLGEFLADYREDDPLYEMNFELLKRSINEALAELTYREREIIRLRYGLADGYAYTLEEVGKIFGITRERVRQIEAKAIRKLRHPVRSRKLAGFIDALVARGQLTPDPGLEAEL from the coding sequence GTGAACGGCGAATCGGTTCATCCCGACGTATTGCTTGAGGCTCTCGACCCCAGCTTGCTGGACGAGGACCAGAACTCGACCGCTGCCGCCGGGGATCACATCCACGACGAGACCTTCGATGAAGACCTTTTTGAGCTGGATGGGGCCAGCCACTCCACCCACGAATTGGCCGACGACGAAGAGGCACTCGATCCGGAGGATGCCGGAGAGAGCGATCTGGACGCCGAATCCACCGGCCAGGACGACCGGATTGACGACCCCGTCCGCATCTACCTGATGCAGATGGGGGAAATTCCCCTGTTGACCCGGCGGGATGAGATTCGGGCGGCCAAGCAGATCGAGCGGGCACGCCGGAAATTCCGCTACGCGATGCTGGCCACCGATTTCATTCTCAATGCCGCCATCGAACTGCTGAAAAACGTCCGGGATGGCCGCCTCCGCCTCGATCGCACGATGGACGTCTCGGTCACCAATCTGCGGGGCAAGCGGCACATCACTCGGTTGCTGGAACCCAATTTGCGAACGCTCCAGGAAATCCAGCGGCGAAATCGGCGGGACTTCGCCCAGATGATGAACCGCCGATTGCCGATGGAGGAGCGGCGGGCTGCTCGACGCCGCCTGATGGCGCGGCGATTCCGTGCCGTGCGACTGGTCGAAGAGCTCGATCTGAGAACACAAAAATTGCAGCCGCTGCTGGATCGCCTCACCAGGATCTCCCAGCGGATGGATGCCATCATCCAGGATCTGAAGGCCCTTCGCGGCACGCCCGAGACACCCTGGGAAAAGGAGTTGCGGCGCGAACTCCGGCAGCTCATGCGGTTGACGCTGGAAAGCCCCACCACGCTCCGCAATCATCTGGCGGCCGTCATGCGGTATGCCGAGGAGTACGAGGCCGCCAAGCGCTATCTCTCGGCGGGAAACCTCCGCCTCGTCGTCTCCATTGCCAAGCGCTACCGCAATCGGGGCCTCAGCTTCCTCGATTTGATTCAGGAAGGCAATACCGGTCTGATGCGGGCGGTGGACAAGTTCGAGTACGCTCGGGGATTCAAATTCTCTACCTACGCCACATGGTGGATTCGGCAGGCGATTACCCGGGCGATTGCCGATCAGAGTCGCACCATCCGCATGCCGGTGCACATGCTGGACGTATGCGGGCGAATCCATGCCATGGCCCGCAAACTGGCCCAGGATCGGGGGATTGTCCCCAGTCTGGACGAAACCGCCCAGGCCCTGGGAATGCCGGTGGAAGAGGTGCGGAGCATCCTTCGCATGAGCCATCAACCGCTTTCTCTCGATCAGCCAGTCGGCGAACAGGAAGAGAGCTACCTGGGTGAATTTCTCGCCGACTATCGGGAAGATGACCCCCTCTATGAAATGAACTTCGAGCTTCTCAAAAGATCCATCAACGAGGCCCTGGCCGAACTGACCTATCGAGAAAGAGAAATCATTCGCCTGCGCTACGGGCTGGCTGATGGGTACGCCTACACCCTGGAAGAAGTGGGCAAGATTTTTGGCATCACACGGGAACGGGTGCGGCAAATCGAGGCCAAAGCCATTCGCAAGCTCCGGCATCCGGTTCGATCGCGAAAGCTGGCGGGCTTCATCGACGCTCTGGTCGCCCGGGGACAACTCACCCCCGATCCCGGCCTGGAAGCCGAACTCTGA
- a CDS encoding sugar phosphate isomerase/epimerase family protein, which yields MITPEPVPRANEKGTCGNLEPVGSRELLPRREMLSYMAAFGGAFLAAQGLVSPGEAAEDPAPTQAKRAPGKRYDMKKSINLWALPYPSKMSLRECLELCKEAGFDGVELNYALEGDLTPETSDAAVRDVARLVRQIGLEVSGLCSFLFWPYSFTHEDPQRRQRGIELAVDMIRTARLLETKNLLVIAGSTYVPWLPDDPPVPFEVCDQRAREALRKLIPVAEQAGISLNVENIFMNGYLHSPQELAAFVDSFGSSAVGVHFDTGNIAQYHFAEYWIPILGKRIRNVHLKEASKKVNEFNLHTFRPLLDGTTNWPAVLEALDSVGYRGYLTFEYFNPYPHWPEALVFHTSDALDRMLGRKS from the coding sequence ATGATCACGCCCGAGCCTGTACCTCGCGCGAACGAAAAGGGTACTTGCGGCAATCTTGAGCCGGTGGGTAGCCGCGAACTGCTTCCACGACGCGAGATGTTGAGTTACATGGCCGCTTTCGGCGGGGCCTTTTTAGCCGCTCAGGGCCTCGTGTCACCGGGTGAGGCGGCCGAGGATCCGGCCCCAACCCAGGCCAAACGTGCTCCAGGTAAGCGATATGACATGAAAAAATCGATCAACCTCTGGGCACTGCCGTATCCCAGTAAAATGTCCCTCCGAGAGTGTCTGGAGCTGTGCAAGGAAGCCGGATTCGACGGGGTGGAACTCAATTACGCCCTGGAAGGCGATCTCACGCCGGAAACTTCGGACGCTGCTGTCCGCGACGTGGCCCGCCTGGTCCGCCAGATCGGCCTTGAAGTGAGCGGCCTGTGTTCGTTTCTCTTCTGGCCCTACTCATTCACCCACGAAGATCCCCAGCGCCGTCAGAGAGGCATCGAGCTGGCCGTGGATATGATTCGCACGGCAAGGCTGCTGGAGACCAAGAATCTTCTCGTGATTGCCGGATCGACCTACGTGCCGTGGTTGCCGGACGACCCACCTGTCCCCTTCGAGGTATGCGACCAGCGTGCCCGCGAGGCCCTTCGCAAACTGATCCCCGTGGCCGAACAGGCGGGGATCTCTTTGAACGTGGAAAACATCTTTATGAACGGCTACCTGCATAGCCCGCAGGAACTGGCCGCCTTTGTGGACAGCTTTGGCTCGTCCGCGGTGGGAGTTCACTTTGATACAGGCAACATCGCCCAGTATCACTTTGCCGAGTACTGGATTCCCATCCTCGGCAAGCGAATTCGCAACGTTCACCTCAAGGAAGCATCGAAAAAGGTGAACGAATTCAACCTGCACACGTTCCGGCCGTTGCTCGACGGCACCACCAACTGGCCCGCCGTCCTCGAAGCACTGGACAGCGTGGGCTACCGGGGATACCTGACGTTCGAGTACTTCAACCCCTATCCCCACTGGCCGGAAGCCCTCGTGTTCCACACCTCGGACGCCCTCGATCGGATGCTCGGGCGAAAATCGTAG
- a CDS encoding ComEC/Rec2 family competence protein: protein MASMGQMLTREDNPQRLPGWFQPLVPVALAFAAGIAWDRWAFPPELGSKDVLLGYAILAVAGLIAVWWWGFSSRVSRWALLVVFALAGAAEHHIIWRYFSPRDVGLMAGDWPQPVALRGVVTSVPEALARPQAAPFELFAPQPAVRFTVRVTAVRCGQIWQPAAGRLLVYLTCPQPSEAEPHVQEMPVWFLPGESLQMFGRLRRAFPPMNPGGFDLRTYRREDRILAELAVPYPECITRLAPASFWNPQTLLGWWRLHAAQTLKKYLSAENEPLAQALLLGFRTEIPDELERSLLQTGTIHLLAISGLHVAILVGVFNAVFWALRVPYRLRIGSLLVVIAVYAVISGGQPSTIRAATTFSVLLLGTLFHHSFWSMNALAFAALVILTWNPAALFRPGPQLSFLGASVLIMVGRRYFAGTVGTLNRDLPASANPPRFAWVEALSKWLTPTLVVTVSIWVMSWPLVWHSFHIISPLGMVLTPVLIPLMTGALASGFGLLFVGPLWSAGAWPLAWLCDACLTGCRWLIQQAEHTFPLYTWQPAPPTWWVAGVYGWWMLLLLSSGGPTRRLTRLSWTGLGGWLLGGIVFLVFPAAQDARNSHDLRMTVLSVGHGLGIVIEAPNGEVWLYDLGSLGGGDRAAWAAVGTLFTRGVRRLDGVLLSHADLDHYNGLPDLRRYLAVEQVAVTPRMFQATARREPGVRALEELIASRKLPLRTIAAGDTWCWGDCRVTVLHPPTDCAGVTDNAASLVLCLEYAGKRILLTGDLEGPGLEALLSRPPISADVLVAPHHGTARSRPEELVQWCRPEYVIISGGWASLSNTDGFTEELPRPGNASPAAPKVFHTAEAGAITVTISPDGRCQVSGFRSAAQTPF, encoded by the coding sequence ATGGCATCGATGGGGCAAATGCTGACCAGGGAGGATAACCCGCAACGGCTGCCCGGTTGGTTTCAACCGCTCGTGCCGGTGGCGCTGGCCTTTGCTGCCGGCATTGCATGGGATCGCTGGGCTTTCCCGCCAGAACTCGGCTCTAAGGACGTCCTCCTCGGGTATGCCATCCTGGCTGTGGCGGGTTTAATTGCCGTGTGGTGGTGGGGATTTAGTAGCCGCGTGAGCCGATGGGCCCTCCTGGTCGTTTTCGCCCTGGCCGGGGCCGCCGAACACCACATAATCTGGCGGTATTTTTCCCCCCGCGATGTTGGCCTGATGGCCGGTGACTGGCCCCAGCCGGTAGCCCTCCGTGGGGTGGTGACGAGTGTTCCGGAAGCCCTTGCCCGGCCCCAAGCCGCCCCTTTCGAGCTATTCGCACCTCAACCGGCTGTGCGGTTTACCGTGCGGGTGACGGCCGTCCGCTGTGGACAGATCTGGCAGCCCGCCGCCGGCCGACTGCTGGTCTATCTGACGTGTCCTCAGCCTTCGGAAGCCGAACCGCACGTGCAGGAAATGCCGGTTTGGTTTTTGCCGGGCGAAAGCCTCCAGATGTTCGGGCGACTGCGGCGGGCATTTCCTCCCATGAACCCGGGTGGCTTCGATCTTCGCACCTACCGCCGCGAAGACCGGATCCTGGCGGAATTGGCCGTCCCCTATCCCGAGTGCATCACCCGGCTTGCCCCAGCCTCTTTTTGGAATCCCCAAACGCTGCTGGGATGGTGGCGGCTTCACGCGGCTCAGACGCTCAAAAAATATCTTTCCGCGGAAAACGAGCCCCTCGCGCAGGCACTCCTGCTCGGATTTCGGACTGAAATTCCCGACGAATTGGAAAGATCGCTGCTCCAAACCGGCACGATTCATCTCCTGGCCATCTCGGGGCTGCACGTGGCCATTCTGGTCGGGGTTTTCAATGCCGTGTTCTGGGCGCTTAGAGTTCCCTATCGCTTGCGGATTGGCTCACTTCTTGTCGTCATCGCCGTTTACGCGGTGATCAGCGGGGGGCAGCCAAGCACCATTCGCGCGGCCACCACGTTCAGCGTGCTCCTGTTGGGGACGCTGTTCCATCATTCGTTCTGGTCCATGAACGCGCTGGCTTTTGCGGCACTGGTGATTCTGACCTGGAATCCGGCGGCTCTTTTTCGCCCGGGACCCCAGCTTTCTTTCCTGGGGGCATCGGTTCTCATCATGGTGGGACGTCGATATTTTGCGGGCACGGTGGGGACTCTGAACAGGGATTTGCCCGCTTCCGCGAACCCCCCACGCTTTGCCTGGGTTGAGGCTCTCTCGAAGTGGTTGACTCCCACCCTGGTGGTCACGGTGAGCATTTGGGTGATGTCCTGGCCGCTGGTGTGGCATTCCTTCCATATCATCAGCCCGTTGGGGATGGTGCTCACGCCCGTGCTCATCCCGCTCATGACCGGCGCGCTGGCTTCGGGATTCGGCCTGCTTTTTGTGGGCCCTCTTTGGTCGGCCGGAGCTTGGCCGCTGGCGTGGTTGTGTGACGCATGTTTGACCGGTTGTCGCTGGCTCATCCAGCAGGCGGAACACACTTTTCCGCTCTATACATGGCAGCCGGCACCGCCGACGTGGTGGGTGGCCGGGGTGTATGGATGGTGGATGTTGCTTCTGCTTAGCAGCGGCGGACCCACGCGGCGTCTGACGCGGCTGTCATGGACGGGGCTTGGCGGATGGCTGCTGGGCGGAATTGTCTTCCTCGTCTTTCCCGCTGCTCAGGACGCCCGAAACTCCCACGATTTGCGGATGACGGTTCTTTCCGTGGGCCACGGTCTGGGAATCGTCATAGAGGCCCCCAATGGAGAAGTCTGGCTGTACGATCTGGGAAGTCTGGGGGGTGGCGACCGGGCGGCATGGGCGGCGGTCGGCACGCTGTTTACCCGGGGGGTGCGGCGTCTCGACGGAGTCTTGCTCTCCCACGCAGACCTCGATCACTACAACGGTCTGCCGGATCTACGCCGCTACCTCGCGGTGGAACAGGTGGCGGTTACACCCAGGATGTTTCAGGCGACCGCCCGCCGTGAACCTGGTGTGCGGGCACTCGAGGAACTCATCGCCTCTCGTAAATTACCGCTGCGCACGATCGCTGCCGGAGATACCTGGTGCTGGGGAGATTGTCGCGTAACGGTACTTCACCCCCCGACCGACTGTGCGGGTGTAACGGACAATGCGGCCAGCCTGGTGCTGTGTTTGGAGTACGCTGGCAAGCGAATCCTGCTGACGGGAGACCTTGAAGGGCCGGGCCTGGAGGCTCTCTTGAGTCGTCCCCCCATCTCCGCGGATGTCCTTGTGGCGCCGCATCATGGCACGGCACGGTCCCGGCCGGAGGAACTCGTTCAGTGGTGTCGCCCGGAGTACGTGATCATCAGCGGGGGCTGGGCAAGCCTCAGCAACACAGATGGCTTCACGGAGGAACTTCCGCGTCCGGGCAATGCCTCACCAGCGGCTCCCAAGGTCTTTCATACGGCGGAGGCAGGTGCCATCACCGTGACCATCTCCCCTGATGGCCGCTGCCAGGTAAGTGGATTCCGATCTGCCGCGCAAACTCCCTTTTAA
- a CDS encoding alpha/beta hydrolase codes for MTGRHAVLAMAIGALFFACAAPLPAHAEQGVTVKTDIVYKTVDGQDLMLDAYLPTNAGTCPGVVLIHGGAWRAGDKSSYRAWGIAYAQLGVAAFSINYRLSQVAKYPAAVEDCLDAIRWLRSHAEEFHLDRDRLGVEGGSAGGHLALMVAFMEPDSSAVDSHGQPLKNWVRCAVSFAGPTDLSDAESIEASTEKQSLVAFLGCTLRECPERHREASPITYVSPDDPPVLLVHGTADRVVPFKQAQLLEKALKNAGVPVEVLALEGCGHDFGCLDREGRNKLLEKTRRFMLHHLGVE; via the coding sequence GTGACGGGACGTCATGCGGTTCTTGCAATGGCGATTGGGGCTCTGTTTTTCGCGTGTGCGGCACCTCTTCCAGCTCATGCCGAGCAGGGTGTCACGGTCAAAACCGATATTGTCTACAAGACCGTTGACGGCCAGGACCTGATGCTCGACGCCTACCTTCCGACAAACGCGGGTACATGCCCGGGTGTCGTGCTCATTCACGGCGGGGCGTGGCGGGCGGGGGACAAGTCAAGCTACCGCGCCTGGGGAATTGCCTATGCCCAGTTGGGCGTCGCTGCCTTTTCGATCAATTATCGGCTTTCTCAGGTGGCAAAATATCCAGCGGCCGTGGAAGACTGCCTGGATGCCATTCGCTGGTTGCGAAGTCATGCGGAGGAATTCCACCTGGATCGGGACAGGTTGGGCGTCGAGGGCGGATCGGCCGGGGGACATCTGGCCTTAATGGTGGCATTCATGGAGCCGGATTCTTCCGCTGTTGACTCGCATGGTCAGCCGTTGAAAAACTGGGTGCGATGTGCGGTGTCCTTTGCCGGGCCGACCGATTTGTCGGATGCCGAATCCATCGAAGCAAGCACCGAAAAACAAAGTCTTGTGGCGTTTCTCGGGTGTACCCTCAGGGAGTGTCCGGAGCGTCACCGAGAAGCGTCCCCGATCACCTATGTCTCGCCCGATGATCCTCCCGTCCTGCTTGTGCACGGCACAGCGGACCGAGTGGTGCCGTTCAAGCAGGCGCAGCTTCTTGAAAAGGCTTTGAAGAACGCGGGCGTCCCGGTGGAGGTTCTGGCACTGGAAGGTTGCGGTCACGACTTCGGCTGTCTCGATCGAGAAGGTCGCAACAAGCTCCTGGAAAAGACTCGCCGGTTTATGCTCCATCATCTTGGGGTGGAATGA
- the ilvE gene encoding branched-chain-amino-acid transaminase, with protein MSLKVYINGQYYDKEDAKISVYDHGLLYGDGVFEGIRSYGGKVFRLKEHLDRLWDSAKAIWLTIPMTKEEMARAIEETLRINGIEDGYIRVVVTRGVGTLGLDPNRCSNPQVIIITDHISLYPKELYEKGLEIVTVSTVRNHPAALSPRIKSLNYLNNILAKIEGLQAGCIEALMLNHKGEVAECTGDNIFLVRRGELFTPPREAGILEGITRAAVIELAQEAGLKVHEVPLTKHDVYIADECFLTGTAAEIVPVVKVDSRPIGDGKPGPITRDLMERFHRLTRNHC; from the coding sequence ATGTCTTTGAAGGTTTACATCAACGGACAGTACTACGATAAGGAAGACGCCAAGATCAGCGTTTACGATCACGGCCTGTTGTACGGTGACGGGGTCTTCGAGGGAATCCGCAGCTACGGCGGTAAAGTTTTTCGCCTGAAGGAGCACCTCGATCGCCTCTGGGATTCGGCCAAGGCCATCTGGTTGACCATCCCCATGACCAAAGAAGAGATGGCCCGGGCCATTGAAGAAACGCTCCGCATTAACGGAATTGAGGACGGCTACATTCGGGTGGTTGTCACCCGGGGTGTGGGAACGTTGGGCCTGGACCCGAACCGCTGCAGCAACCCCCAGGTCATCATCATCACCGATCACATCTCGCTCTACCCAAAGGAGTTGTACGAAAAAGGGCTTGAGATCGTCACGGTGAGCACCGTCCGCAATCACCCGGCGGCCCTCAGCCCTCGGATCAAATCCCTCAATTATCTCAATAACATTCTGGCAAAAATTGAGGGTCTCCAGGCAGGTTGTATTGAGGCGCTCATGCTCAACCACAAAGGGGAGGTGGCAGAATGCACGGGGGACAATATCTTCCTCGTGCGACGCGGCGAGCTGTTCACGCCGCCCCGGGAAGCGGGAATTCTGGAAGGCATTACCCGCGCAGCGGTCATCGAGTTGGCCCAGGAAGCGGGGTTGAAGGTCCATGAAGTCCCCCTGACCAAACACGATGTTTACATTGCCGACGAGTGTTTTCTGACGGGCACCGCTGCGGAGATCGTTCCGGTGGTCAAGGTCGACAGCCGTCCTATTGGGGACGGTAAACCCGGCCCCATCACGCGGGATCTGATGGAGCGGTTCCATCGCCTTACCCGCAATCATTGCTGA
- a CDS encoding alpha-L-fucosidase produces MTVFAAMRRRWLVLGLLFLGIATPAKAESAPGIPPETVEQRDARMKWWRDARFGMFIHWGLYAIPGGRWKGQPVGGAGEWIMNTANIPVEEYELLAKQFNPVKYDPAQWVRIAKDAGMRYIVITSKHHDGFCLFDSKVTTYDVVDATPWGKDLLKPLAEECRKQGLHFCTYYSIMDWHHPAQMRGSDRAYNPTRIREGRKREYMDYMKAQLKELLESCKPEVLWFDGEWPDWYTEEDGREIYAFLRELDPKLIINNRVGKCRKGMEGLNQEGRQCVGDFGTPEQQIPASGLPGVDWESCMTMNDTWGFKYDDHNWKSTETLIRNLIDCASKGGNYLLNVGPTAEGEIPAPSVERLQGIGRWLKVNGESIYATQASPWGKQLSWGRCTQKKLDDGTTRLYLHVFNWPGQGRLELPGLKNDVTRAFLLANGREVTIRRDGGKIVLEALPEKPLDPVATVICVDVKGTPQAD; encoded by the coding sequence ATGACAGTGTTTGCCGCAATGCGAAGGCGATGGCTCGTGCTGGGCTTGCTCTTTCTGGGAATTGCCACCCCGGCGAAAGCAGAGTCGGCGCCGGGAATTCCGCCGGAAACTGTTGAGCAGCGCGACGCACGGATGAAATGGTGGCGGGATGCCCGATTTGGAATGTTCATCCACTGGGGTCTTTATGCGATTCCCGGAGGACGCTGGAAGGGACAACCGGTGGGCGGGGCCGGCGAATGGATCATGAACACGGCCAATATTCCGGTGGAAGAATATGAACTGCTGGCCAAACAGTTTAATCCGGTGAAATACGATCCAGCACAGTGGGTGAGAATCGCCAAAGACGCGGGAATGCGCTACATCGTCATCACATCCAAGCATCACGATGGGTTCTGTCTATTCGATTCCAAGGTGACCACATACGACGTGGTGGACGCCACGCCCTGGGGCAAGGACCTCCTCAAGCCGCTCGCGGAGGAGTGCCGTAAACAGGGGCTCCACTTCTGCACGTACTATTCCATCATGGATTGGCACCATCCCGCGCAGATGCGGGGAAGTGACCGCGCTTACAATCCCACGCGGATTCGCGAGGGCCGGAAGCGCGAATACATGGACTACATGAAGGCGCAACTCAAGGAATTGCTGGAAAGCTGCAAGCCCGAGGTCCTGTGGTTCGACGGCGAGTGGCCTGACTGGTACACCGAGGAGGACGGCCGCGAAATTTACGCCTTTCTGCGGGAGCTCGATCCCAAGCTGATCATCAACAATCGGGTAGGAAAATGCCGCAAAGGGATGGAGGGGTTGAACCAGGAGGGACGGCAGTGTGTGGGAGACTTCGGCACCCCGGAACAGCAAATTCCAGCAAGCGGCTTGCCCGGCGTCGATTGGGAATCCTGCATGACGATGAACGACACCTGGGGCTTCAAATATGATGATCACAATTGGAAGAGTACTGAGACGCTGATCCGCAACCTCATCGATTGCGCTTCCAAGGGCGGGAATTACCTGCTCAATGTGGGGCCCACCGCGGAAGGCGAAATTCCTGCACCCTCCGTGGAACGACTTCAAGGCATCGGCCGATGGCTAAAGGTTAACGGTGAATCGATCTACGCCACCCAGGCCAGTCCGTGGGGCAAACAACTTTCCTGGGGACGCTGCACTCAGAAGAAACTCGATGATGGCACAACCCGGTTGTACCTCCATGTCTTTAACTGGCCGGGACAGGGCCGACTGGAACTTCCCGGTCTGAAAAACGACGTCACCCGCGCATTTCTCTTGGCCAACGGCCGGGAAGTGACAATCCGCCGCGATGGCGGCAAAATCGTCCTGGAAGCTCTTCCCGAAAAACCGCTCGACCCAGTGGCCACCGTGATTTGCGTGGATGTCAAGGGAACGCCCCAGGCGGATTAG